DNA from Colletotrichum higginsianum IMI 349063 chromosome 7 map unlocalized unitig_7, whole genome shotgun sequence:
CCAGGGTGTGTGCGGAAACGGTTCCCCCAGGCACGCAGATTTGGGCTCTTAGCTTACTGGCCGGGCATTGAGTGGCAACCAGGTAAAAAGTATCCCCCGAGGGAGTTTTGGTATGCAAGGTACCTCTGCTCTTGTGTGCTGCAGCAAAGCGCAGACGCGTGGAAAGcggagggaaaagggggacaAGGGAAACCCGAAGAAATGGTTTGGTGGAAAAAGTCAAAAAAGGGTCAATATCGATTGATTACCCAAGGCGAACGGTCGTTTGCTTGTAGAATGAGGAAATCTGTGGCTGGTtggttttttcttcttctgcttcttctgcttcttcttcttcgtcttccgtCAATAGGCGCAGATCATTTTCCGGTGAGAGTGCGCTTGGGAGTGACAAGGTGGATAGATGGGTAGAAGACGTTTGCGAGGTAAGTAGTAATATAACGGCAGGGTGCAAATATGAGAAGTTCGGTGAAGGAAGCGAGGTGAGATGGACGGGTGAGACGCAAGAGACACCGGGTGAGTGCGTGTGAGACGAGAAGATCCGGGCACAGGAGACAGCAGAATGGATGATGGCTTGGGGAAAGTTCCGTTCCGTTGCCGAGTGTCGTGTCGTgttgagttgagttgagGACAGAGCGCGGCGAGTGGGGACGCGACGGAATTGATTGATTTGATGGATCAAGTCGACGTGGTTGAACCCCCCGTAGTATCCGTAGATTGACGGTATTGCTCGCTTGTTCTGTCGACCTGATTAATGCTGTGTTTGCTCGCTCTCGACTGAGCTGCGTCGGCCTGCTTGAACCGGCCGCTCCCCTGTCGGACTCGTCGTGTTTTCTGGATGCCCGCGGGAtaaaaggggggggggggggggttgagtGCAGGAGTCAACTCGTGAAAGTTGATGTCAACGGCAAAGGTCCGCGGAGAAGATGTGCTCGAGAACGTCGGGTGCGCAAGAGAGGGGGTtagggagggagggagagggagagggaggagggagggagagggagaggggaagaCAGAGATGGAGATAGATGGAGAAGGGAAACAATTTGGAAAGAGAACGTGCTCTACGATAGATTGGGTTGCAGTGGTGAGGAACCGACCGCGCTGACCCTTTGTGCCTTTGTGTGTAGAGAAAAAGTGCGAACACTTGTCTGGCGTGCTGGGTCAGACGCCGCGCTTTGCTTTCTACCAAGGTTGTATGGATGATTGGCTTCTGGGCCGGCCTCTTCTGCTCCCGTCTTCCGTGGACTACGGAGAGGGGGGATAAGGGTTGGGATTGGGATTGCGGACGTGAACGTGGACGTGGGCGTGGAAGCGGATGAACGTGTCCTGGCCTCTCTTCGGGTCTCGTCTCTTTTTTGGACATGGGAAGAGCTAAAAGGTAAACAGACCCTGGTCCGTGTTGTGTTGCGtgcgagtgagtgagtacGTCTCCTCATATGATGTCTTCCTATCCTGTCCTCGACTGTTTTCCACTGCCCTTTCCCGTCCTCGTTCGTtttgctcctcctccctcttcctaCCTATACCATTGCTTCCCTCATCCCGCTGACTGCACTCTAGTCAACTTCACGACCGGATAACCCGAGGCACCCAGACGAGTGAAGTTACACACAGCGAGACGCATCACTCTAGCCTGTACTGCCGCGCTTCTGTAGACTCTAACTCCGCCACAAGTCTCTCTGAAATCCCAAGGTGTTATCTGGTTGCGCTGTGTCTCTTCTCGGGCCACCTCCTGCTTttcgccgccaccgctgtGCTGAGCCTCGCCCCAATTCAGGCATGGTGGGCAACACCAACCCAAAAGTGCATCCTCTCGACATCTCAGGCTAGCCTTCACCAATGGCCCTGCGGGTCAGAACGGCACAGTTCGAATTTGCGAGTATATGGGCTCCATCGGCCGTCCCAGGTTTACAAAAGTCGAAGAGGTTGTCAGACTTCGATATTGGCGTCCCCCAGCATGGCATAACCACTTCTCCAAGCATCCGTGATGATTCTCGTTCACTGGGTGACTATGCGTAGTTCTAGTCAGGAGGTTAAGGCCAATGCCGTCTGGATACTGCCGACTATAGAAGTTCCATGTGGCTCCATACGATTGTGACGCCATGGGCAGATCCTCGAGTCGCATGTCGCACCCTTAGTCAACCCCTTAAGGCAGACCAGATAATCGAGCTCAGCTATATTCGGTCATCTATTCATACAAATTATTTCATCAAGTTACTGTACTTCTATCAAAAATTTTTTTTTGTCACTCCGCCTGTGTGTATCATCACCTTCCCATGTGAAGCCCAGAGTGAGCCTTTCGGAATGTATCGTCGGAGAGCTCGAAAGGAAAGGTCCGACGACTGAAGATGACCGCCTGCGTTTTCAATTATGGAAATGATTGAATCGGTAACGATGGCCATTATGAACGTCTATAAAGGTGATTCTGTTTGGTCTGAGAGGCACATCTTCACGAAGAGCAACAGTAGCATTGGGGAGTAGATGCAGATACAGTGTGTCATATTGACAGAACTACTATCATACCGTTTCGAGCACTCTTCATTCTCTCGTACAAACCATAGGTGTCCAACAGTCGCTGTCTGGAGCTATCTACGATGAGATGCGGCAGTTGCAATCATTCGAGCTGCTCGGTGATATGATCGTGAACTGGCACGTCATTCCCTACACGCCGTCCCACACTGTCGGCGACACAAGTCAAATTCTCATCGGCACAAGTACACACCTTATAAAGAATTCTGCCATTACCATCATCATCTACGTTGTCGTCCTGGCTTGTCAGATCGCATCCAGCACGGCGTCACATTACAACGCCAGTACCAGGCGAATCGCAGGTTGAGAGCATCCCACCCCCAACTCTTCAGGCGTATGCAGTCACCCTGTACGTAGGTTTTCAGCTATTTGTTCGTCTCTTGATGACCTCGGGCGACAGACAGTCTTGGGATTCCCTCGTTGTGATGAGTTCGTGTGTGACGATGCGCGATAGCTATTTAGGTATCCTGATACCGTTCTTCTCAGCTGGTGCTGCTCCCCTAAACACACCCCACGGAATGCGATGGGGGTGGACGAGCTACAAAGTCTGCAAAGATATCACTCTCAAGACCGCATACATGCTATCCACCTGCGCTGTCAGCTTATCCCTCTACCTCCGAGAAAATCTCCGTCTCAGATGGCAATCAGAACCAAGACAATGCCCGGACGGTTGATAAGAGGGGGCTGTTTAGGCGAGTCATTCAGCTTCAGCTTGCACGAACTATAAGATGGACGGAACGATGGCCAAATTGACCAATGCGACAACCTAGGGTATTGATGCCTTCTTCATTACTTACAGCCTTCGTTCCTCTGTACGGTCTTTCCTGCCCATCCTCtgctctcttctcttctcttctcttctcgtcCCATTCTGCTCTAAATTGGAGAAGGAATGAAAAATAATTGAATCCTCGAAGCGGAATACCACGAACACACACAAGGGTATTATGGCAAGACACGCAAGGAAAAAGGAATTTAGTAATCACAGGCCAACTCCAATTTTCCCATATCCCACTGGGAGAAGAAACACCGTAAGTGGTGGCCACGAACTCAGGTATGTTTGTAACACAGCTCCGCAGCAGTCTCGTCGACCTAAATGCACTGACTGAAGCCGCGAAACCAACCATTCCCATAACAGGATTCCGAACCAGGGGAAGGGCGAATCGGGAAGGACAAAAAGGCACAACGAAAGAAAAGTAAGACAAGACAGGCCAGTACTGTCAGCACTGTCGCTTAGGTAGCGACGGGCTTTGTCTCTTCCTTGGCCTCTGCCTTATCGGTAATGTTCAGGTCGGCAACGTTGGGAACTTCTGTTTTCTCGGACTCAGCGGGCGCGGCGGGGGCAGCTTCGGGCGCTATCTCCGGCTGGGAAGCGGCAGCGGACTCGCTAGTCGCAACGGCgggaacggcggcggcctcaaCAGCTTTGGTCTCGGCCGACTTGGCCTCGGTGACAGGGGCGGGAGAAGCAGCGACCGTAGCcggagaagcagcagcagcagccgccggaGCAGGGTCGGCGTCAGTGATAGAGTTCTCGGTCGGGACAGCAGCTTCCGCGAGCTTGACGGTCTGGCCGGTAACTTTGATGCCCTCGCCGTTTCCGCCGTAATCCTTGGGAAGCGAGTCCTTGTAAGCGGGGAGCTCCGCGGCAAGTTCACTGCCATAACCGAGGGGATGAAACTTGGCGATGGTCTTGGGTGCCAGGAAGACTTTCATGGCCTTGAAAACCCAGCCCATGAGGGCAGGGATGTTGACAAAGTACTTGTGAGCGAGGAGTTCGGGGTAGGCCATGGCAAAGATCCTAATCGTCTCCGATGaggcggccttgacggcgggATCCATGCGCAAAAAGCTGACGTTGAGGTAGTCATGGACCTGGATCATTTGGTAAGggtcctcgccgccatcgggAATGGGGGTCTGGACCTTGTCCAGGCCCAACTTGCGAACACTAAACTCCATGAGAGCAGCGCGCCACTTAATGAACCTATGAAGTGTGTTAGTCGGTGGTTCAAAGCTTCACTTTGGACAGGAGGTTTCTTCAAGTTATGGGATCAGTACTCACTCATCAACGTTGCCAAAAGTAgccttcttgtccttgacgGCTCCGTAGATGTTCCAGGTAATGATCGTCTCCTTGCCTTGAGAGTCCTTGTGGGTAGTGATGTAGCCGAGCTCGTCAAACTTCTTCTTGTCGAAGGATACCTCGTCAAGCAGCTTGCCGGGATTGGTATCACGGCGCCAGACCAGGGCTTTCTGGAGCTGATCGGCAGCCTTGGagacatcgtcgtcgttggcgcgGAGGAACTTCTGCAGGACGACGGTGGTGGGGACGTGAGTGATGTCGGAGAGCTGAACACCCCACATCTCCTTGTGCTTGGCTGCGCTCAGAATGTTGGGCAGCTTCTCAAAGAGGGAAGTGAGAGGAGTCTGTGTCTTCTCGACGGGGTTTTCGGAAGCAGGCTTCTGCTCGGCATTTGACTCTGTCTTTTGGCCGGTGGGAGTGGCCTGGTCggtctgctgctgttgcttgACAATAGCAGTGGGCTcaggggcagcagcaggaacCGAAGTCGGGTCCGCGGCAGGCGCAGCCGCGGCAGGCTGAGACTCGGGAATGGCAGCCGGCGCAGGTGCGGCAGTTGGGGCAGGTGCCGCGACGGCAGTGTCGGTAGTCTGAGCAGACATGATGGGCCAAGACACTTCTCAGGTGAGACGAATCTGGGTGTACGATGAGTATGTGGACGTGCGTGTGTGAAAGTGAAGAAGGCGTTGAGCGCGTGGGGTTTCGAGTGACAGGTCCTTGGGTGGTTTATTTGTTcggggggagaggggtggAACGGCAGGTTATTTTCTACCCATATGCGACAGCCGAGTAGGTGATTTGTGCGTGCGTAaggtatgtatgtatgtgaAAGCGTATGGACGTGGGTGCGTGCCTTGTTGTTGGGGATGCCGATTTTTCAAGTGAGCGTGTTGGGCGAGGCAGGTACGACCAAGGAAGAGCACGGAGTAAATGAAGAGGAAGGCGCGCGGGTTCTAAAAGTAATCTGATGGACGCGGCAGGCGGCAGCAACAAACagaccacacacacatagGTAAGTAGGCACAACAGCAACCAGTCAGCGACCttgaggagggagggggtcgtctgcggcaacggcgacgacaacgggaATGGAACCCTCCTTTTTCGAGGATCCGTATGTACCTTACCTCACTCATATCTTGGGTATCTGCAGTATCCGTCTCTGTACTTTGTACCCTCACCCTCACGCTCAAGCTCTCGCGGCTTATTTTCACTCTTATGCTCCGTGCGTTGCTTCCGGGGAACTCGAGGTACCAATCCAGTCTGCAACCATGTATTTGACTTACAGTCTATCCACCCCAATTCAACCTACCTTCAATCCAATTCGAATTCGAAATGATCCAACGGGTAACTGGGCTGGGGGCTTGTTCGGCATATTCTGTGGCCTGTGCAGACGGGAAAATAGAGTGGGGACAGACCCCCCTTTTTCCAAAGTGATTTGCGCCCTCTGTTTCGATAATCGATGGTGTTTGGATGGGGCCCTAGTCCTGACATGTTACTTGTACCAACAAGCACTAATTGATTCTTTGATGACTAGGATCTCGAGCTTTCTCGGTTTCTCATAGTGATCAAGGCCATTCTCTGTGTGGAAAAAGCCGTTTCTACCACATCCCATGTCGCCCGGGACGCACGGCTGGACCAGTAGCGGATCAATGCAGTCTCGCCGGCTGTAGTCGAGATACAAAAGCCCCGGTACTTGGACCCAGGTCGGCGAAATAATTACAGTAGGCACTTCACCTGCCTCTGGCCAGACACACATGATAGAACAACCTTTGTCGACCGCCGTGTCTCATCAGACTCGCCCTGCTCCCCATTTTCCAGCCTGCGGCGGTGCATCCAAGCCAATCTGCCCCGCCGCAATAAGCCTCGCCGGGTGTCCCGCCATCTAGCTGTCCGCCTTGCATCGCATCGCCAGTGTTTCAAGGGGGTTGCTACTTATCTCTGACACGAGATGAAGAATCTCATCGCTGTTGGTGCAAAGCTTTCCAAAGTGCCAGTCACAATGCGAACCATCTTAGAAGCTGAGCCGCTGAAAAAATAGTCTGCATACCTCAGTACTCTGTATCGACGAAGGGAAGAAACAAGGCCCCGCCGATTGGTTCGCGTCTGTCCCTGCCAAAGACCAAACAAAGAAAACGAATGAATGATACCACTACATTACCTAcccaaggtaggtaggtaggtaggtaccttaggtagCGGGTGCGCAAAGTGCCTGCTACAACTATCTATGTTAGTACCAGGAGAAGGTTACGGTAGGTAGCAGTAAATTTCGCCCACTGAGGGTCGCCCCATCGACCTGCGCTTGCAGATGATGGACACGTACCTGCAGAACATCTCCACTCGTCGCAGCATCTGGCTGGGCCGCCAACGTGGGGCCCGGCGTCCGTTGCTGCTGACTACTCCGCTTGCCAACTTCAACCTCACCACATAGAACACATCTGTTGTCCAGGCAGCCGAAGCCACGTCCTACTACGTTGTCAAAGGCGTGCGAGCCACACCGCATCCACGAGACGGTTCTGGGAGCGCCGAGACTTCAGCTCAAACAAAGAATCGGGTGAAACGGAACCAGAAGATGCAGGGATTTTCTCAAGAGTCCTTATTGATCGGGTATAGAGAGACCGCCTCGAACCCCTATCTCGCCAACACATCCCCAGAGCCGATCCTTCGTCTGTGAAAGAAACCCCATGGAAGCCATGTCCCCTGGACGTCAGGCTGAGACAAACCAAACAGCCCGGTCTTTCCTCCGAGTCTTGCATCCTGTCCCTGACTCGTCCAACCTCCAAAGAGAAAGCCCAAGAAACAACCACACGAAGCAAATCCGAGAGGAGCTGCCCTCAGATGGGGGGTTCATGATAGCCCCCAGAAATTCAGAATAGCAAAGCAAGAGGTGCAGATTAACATGCGTTCTTCCATTGACGAAGCCATATTAGCACCCCATTCTTGCCCCCTGTTGTTTCCGGGTTGTCGCACTCGACACTACTGTGCAGTAGGAGTCAGCGCGCGACGAAAGATAGACTCCATCGTCTGATACTCGCGCATGGAAAGCTGCGAAAGAGTCATTCCATCGAACTCGGGGCCAGCGGGATGGTTCAGCTCGCGCCAGAAGAAGCCAAAGTAGCCGTCCGTCTGATTGCCGACGGTGCGGGTTTGGACCTTGTCGTGGAACATCTGCATCTCCAGGAAACGGTTGGTCTCCTCGCGGATGATGGAAATGTACCACTGTTGAAGAGAAACTAGTTAGCTCACGCTTACCATCCTTGCCGGCTTCTGCCCTGCCGGGCATTGCAAAGAGAGAAGCGAAGGACTTACCTCGACCACGTCCAAGGGAACGCCCGCCTTGGGGATCAACACGTAGAGGTGACGCCAGGCCTCGGCGAAGCGCGGCTGTCCAAAGGCCCGTTGCTCCATCTCACTCATGTTGACCAGGAAAGCAATGTCGTCCTTCTGGAGAGTCGAGAAACCCTCACAGCGCATCGCCGCATTAACAACTCGCTTCAGCAGACGATGAGTGAGGTTGATCTCGTCGCGTCTCTCCTGAATGCTGTTCGCCAAGATACGGATGAGATCGCAGGTCGCCTTGTGGATTGCGTGACGCTGCTGGATAGTGACGTTCCCCTTCATATGCCAGGGGAACTTACTGAGGGTGCTGACGAGACACTCGAAGGGGCGCTGAGGGCACTCCTTGGAGAAAGGTGACTGTGGGGCAAGTTAGCTACGACCGCATCAACGCTTTGTTCGGTAAAACTTACACGATGCGGGACCTCAACATGCTTTACAAGCATTGTCATTTCCTCGGCAGAGACGAAACCCTTGAAATTGTCCCAAGGCTCCTGGTCGTTGTTAGGGAGGATCTGAGGGTTGACACCGGCCCAGAAGACGCCCTTGGCAGACGGGAATAGGTCCTTCATGAGAGCAGCCTGGCTCGAGAGCTCAATGTCAATGGGGCGCTGGCCGATGCGGGTGGCACGGCCCCGACCAACGTTCTGCTGATATTTCTCGACGGCTTTGGAAGCATCCTCCAGAGTTTGGAACTCGACATAGGCATCCGTCGTCTTGCCGGTGATACGTTCCATGATGATGTGGATGGGCTCCTCCGTGTCGTTGAGGATGCGAGAGTTGCGGCCGAGAACGGCGATGATCTCAGCCCGATTGGTCACGAAAGGAATCTGTTCAAGTGTCAGTCCCGACAAACCTGCCGAGGGTTGCGTCTCGGGGGCTCGCTTACGTTTCCGATCTTGATGACACCTCGAACCACAAAGTGACCGGGGCGGGTAGCAGGCTCGACGAAGGGGAAGTTGGCCTCATGCATGGCAACCTGGGCGGTAGGAAGACCTGTGGGGCCGGCCGTAAGTCTGTTCAACTCTGCCGAACGTTGAGCGCGGATGTAGTCGGGGACAGGTGCACCGCGAGACGCGGCGTTCTGGGGCAGATAGCCAACCTGGTAGGGGACAAGCGCCGCGTTTTCTGAGGCGAGAGGCTGGTAGGTTCCCACTTGCATGTTGGCGAGTGCGTTGCCGTCAATGACGGGATGAGCAAGCATGCCCTGAG
Protein-coding regions in this window:
- a CDS encoding Phosphatidylinositol transfer protein sfh5 codes for the protein MSAQTTDTAVAAPAPTAAPAPAAIPESQPAAAAPAADPTSVPAAAPEPTAIVKQQQQTDQATPTGQKTESNAEQKPASENPVEKTQTPLTSLFEKLPNILSAAKHKEMWGVQLSDITHVPTTVVLQKFLRANDDDVSKAADQLQKALVWRRDTNPGKLLDEVSFDKKKFDELGYITTHKDSQGKETIITWNIYGAVKDKKATFGNVDEFIKWRAALMEFSVRKLGLDKVQTPIPDGGEDPYQMIQVHDYLNVSFLRMDPAVKAASSETIRIFAMAYPELLAHKYFVNIPALMGWVFKAMKVFLAPKTIAKFHPLGYGSELAAELPAYKDSLPKDYGGNGEGIKVTGQTVKLAEAAVPTENSITDADPAPAAAAAASPATVAASPAPVTEAKSAETKAVEAAAVPAVATSESAAASQPEIAPEAAPAAPAESEKTEVPNVADLNITDKAEAKEETKPVAT